From a region of the Pogona vitticeps strain Pit_001003342236 chromosome 7, PviZW2.1, whole genome shotgun sequence genome:
- the LOC110075488 gene encoding uncharacterized protein LOC110075488, whose protein sequence is MQFNAYSIFGLLLSGLHFLYCETTATTATTSPSNATRLVPISASGVIRQNTTALHGPVSNSTTATAANGTSIPGSVNNVTSTPGPGSNITKPSASNATLMKATEVTTAAPGPATNATTLPAGNITRVPTRNVTTKPIRNVTTKPTRNVTTKPIRNVTTKPTRNVTTKPIRNVTTKPTRNVTRVPTKNVTTVPPNTVMSTLQPASNMTMSPAATSLTSNMTKSTPDPISGTTTPPPTKSTTHAGSEATVNTSASTAATTSGPVINATHATPRWPSTSTSSGPVAETSRNGVTGRSAPSFFAFALLALSVLCL, encoded by the coding sequence ATGCAGTTCAATGCATATTCCATCTTTGGTCTGCTGCTTAGCGggcttcattttctctactgCGAGACCACCGCCACCACAGCTACTACTTCTCCAAGTAATGCAACCAGActggtgcccatctctgcttctgGCGTGATCCGGCAAAACACGACAGCTCTTCACGGCCCGGTCAGCAACAGCACCACAGCAACGGCCGCCAACGGCACATCCATTCCGGGCTCAGTCAACAACGTCACATCTACTCCCGGCCCTGGGAGCAACATCACCAAACCATCAGCCAGCAATGCCACCCTGATGAAGGCCACTGAGGTCACCACGGCTGCTCCAGGCCCTGCCACCAATGCCACCACACTACCAGCTGGTAACATCACCAGAGTGCCAACCAGGAATGTCACCACCAAGCCAATCAGAAATGTCACCACCAAGCCAACCAGGAATGTCACCACCAAGCCAATCAGAAATGTCACCACCAAGCCAACCAGGAATGTCACCACCAAGCCAATCAGAAATGTCACCACCAAGCCAACCAGGAATGTCACCAGAGTGCCAACCAAGAATGTCACCACAGTGCCTCCTAATACAGTCATGTCTACTCTTCAACCTGCCAGCAACATGACCATGTCGCCAGCTGCCACATCGCTGACAAGCAACATGACCAAGTCTACACCTGACCCAATAAGCGGAACCACTACGCCACCACCCACCAAGTCCACTACACATGCTGGTTCAGAAGCTACAGTCAACACGTCAGCCAGTACTGCTGCCACCACGTCTGGCCCAGTGATTAATGCTACACATGCAACTCCTAGATGGCCCAGCACCTCCACAAGCAGTGGGCCTGTGGCCGAAACCAGCAGGAATGGCGTTACAGGACGCTCCGCTCCTTCGTTTTTTGCCTTTGCGCTCCTTGCTCTCTCAGTACTCTGCTTGTAA